The following proteins come from a genomic window of Leptospira dzoumogneensis:
- a CDS encoding penicillin-binding transpeptidase domain-containing protein has protein sequence MNSKVYYKIGILFAVTLVCAAQLQAAPKFSYSYLDEAVKEFESKNSVSSVVLMEMDSGKVEYIYRPEIAVSKKLPPGSLVKTFSTLTLLKYKDRLGFSPEKKVLCKGRFYPKESFTPTKSDLNTLHLPRDENGKEYLRCSLTKGHGEMDLRSALVQSCNVYFLTSASSDPELFYSKLYEDWSLGKSTRSRLDPYLEPSDTNFTSISSLRKVAASIGEGGLQVSPLKISQLYSSIWKEGPRLSPYWGAGQEPVRSEENPYSGKDLRWITSVLSEVPKSGTLKDLNVPEKGSIGILGGKTGTGTKFMHKYETHGWTVLSFRKDRKSYVLTVFVDKGSGGNQAKSLASILLDKIDSKSKDSGIKSGK, from the coding sequence ATGAATTCTAAAGTATATTATAAAATCGGAATTTTATTTGCTGTCACTCTTGTTTGTGCGGCCCAGCTCCAAGCAGCTCCTAAATTTTCTTATTCTTATCTGGATGAGGCCGTAAAAGAATTCGAATCTAAAAACTCAGTATCTTCGGTAGTATTGATGGAAATGGATTCCGGAAAAGTGGAATATATTTATAGGCCGGAGATCGCAGTTTCTAAAAAGTTACCTCCCGGTTCTTTAGTAAAAACTTTCTCCACTTTGACTCTGCTGAAATACAAAGATAGACTCGGATTTTCTCCGGAGAAAAAAGTTTTATGCAAAGGTAGATTTTATCCTAAGGAAAGTTTTACTCCTACTAAGTCGGATCTAAACACATTACATTTGCCTCGGGATGAAAATGGAAAAGAATACTTGAGATGTTCCTTAACAAAAGGTCACGGAGAAATGGATCTCAGATCTGCTTTAGTTCAGTCTTGTAATGTATATTTTTTAACGAGTGCTTCTTCCGATCCTGAGCTTTTTTATTCTAAATTGTATGAAGATTGGAGTTTGGGAAAATCCACTCGATCTAGATTGGATCCCTATCTAGAACCTTCTGATACGAATTTTACCTCTATCAGTTCCCTTAGAAAAGTAGCTGCTTCTATCGGAGAAGGTGGACTACAAGTAAGCCCTTTAAAAATTTCACAGTTGTATTCATCTATATGGAAAGAAGGTCCGAGACTTTCTCCTTATTGGGGAGCAGGCCAAGAGCCCGTTCGATCGGAAGAGAATCCTTATTCTGGAAAGGATTTGAGATGGATCACCTCTGTTCTTTCCGAGGTTCCAAAATCAGGAACTTTAAAGGATCTGAATGTTCCTGAAAAAGGAAGTATAGGGATCCTGGGCGGCAAAACCGGGACTGGAACTAAATTTATGCATAAATATGAGACCCATGGATGGACAGTATTATCTTTTCGTAAAGATCGGAAATCGTATGTGCTGACTGTTTTTGTGGACAAAGGATCCGGAGGAAATCAGGCCAAGTCTTTGGCTTCTATTCTTCTGGATAAGATCGATTCTAAAAGTAAAGATTCTGGAATAAAATCAGGTAAATAA